The following are encoded in a window of Deinococcota bacterium genomic DNA:
- a CDS encoding deoxyguanosinetriphosphate triphosphohydrolase (dGTPase family type 2 subfamily; presumably hydrolyzes dGTP to deoxyguanosine and triphosphate), which translates to SVREHAEEVGLMRAVTDHLAGMTDRYAGDEYRRLFDPHALT; encoded by the coding sequence CTCGGTGCGCGAGCACGCCGAGGAGGTCGGCCTCATGCGCGCGGTCACCGACCATCTGGCGGGCATGACCGACCGCTACGCCGGCGACGAGTACCGCCGCCTCTTCGACCCCCACGCGCTGACGTGA
- a CDS encoding protease complex subunit PrcB family protein: MRYFILVALLLLAGCLPGAEQTLRLHEIELVGGDSPFRYSYFYGAPGEVTSGERRLVLSDGPSEDPLAVPGALLVNGRPNRAQEMRPLSPPSEVQRAAMSTDMLVRTARATGAVVYYDGRLWFDLLDSAEAGFDTRVVPRPRVDGLRGLGRLSPAEAEMLERLLEPRGAVVLTVLLEPLTPPQVYAGAQIDEYLRTSLAVQTGVPVDPAAVQPAVQDLRWDELASGQQATLGAEVGAQADYRVVTSQDALLTLWNRAHGAQLSPPRLPELDFRRESVIAVFLGQRPSGGYGVSVRDLRLEGGDVILLLEERQPGPGDITTQALTSPWLMLRVARPNLRAAWIRDAQTGNLIGVAQPLN, from the coding sequence GTGCGCTATTTCATTCTTGTCGCCCTGCTCTTGCTGGCGGGCTGCCTGCCGGGAGCCGAGCAGACCTTGCGGCTCCACGAGATCGAGCTTGTAGGCGGCGACAGCCCTTTTCGCTACAGCTACTTTTACGGCGCGCCCGGCGAGGTCACCAGCGGCGAGCGGCGCTTGGTGTTGAGCGACGGGCCGAGCGAGGACCCGCTGGCCGTGCCCGGCGCCCTCTTGGTCAACGGCCGGCCCAACCGCGCCCAGGAGATGCGGCCTTTGAGCCCCCCCAGCGAGGTGCAGCGCGCCGCCATGTCCACCGACATGCTGGTGCGCACCGCAAGGGCCACGGGGGCGGTCGTCTACTACGACGGCCGGCTCTGGTTCGACCTCCTGGATTCGGCCGAGGCGGGCTTCGACACCCGGGTGGTGCCGCGGCCGCGGGTCGACGGCCTGCGCGGGCTCGGCCGGCTGAGCCCCGCCGAGGCGGAGATGCTCGAGCGCCTTCTCGAGCCCAGAGGAGCCGTGGTGCTCACGGTGCTGCTCGAGCCGCTGACGCCGCCTCAGGTGTACGCGGGCGCCCAAATAGACGAATACCTGCGGACCTCGCTCGCCGTCCAGACGGGCGTGCCGGTCGACCCGGCGGCCGTTCAGCCCGCCGTTCAGGACCTCCGCTGGGACGAGCTCGCTAGCGGCCAGCAGGCCACCTTGGGCGCCGAGGTGGGCGCCCAAGCCGACTACCGGGTGGTGACGAGCCAGGACGCCCTCTTGACCCTCTGGAACCGGGCTCACGGCGCGCAGCTCAGCCCGCCCCGCCTGCCCGAGCTGGATTTTCGCCGCGAGAGCGTGATCGCCGTCTTCTTGGGTCAGCGCCCGAGCGGCGGCTACGGGGTGAGCGTGCGCGACCTGCGGCTCGAGGGCGGCGATGTCATCCTGCTCTTAGAAGAGCGCCAGCCGGGTCCCGGCGACATCACCACCCAGGCGCTTACCAGCCCCTGGCTGATGCTGCGCGTGGCGCGGCCGAACCTGCGCGCGGCCTGGATTCGCGACGCGCAGACGGGCAACCTGATCGGCGTGGCGCAACCCTTGAACTAG
- a CDS encoding glycosyltransferase, translating into MPPGPPRKLLVVSASIGGGHVAAGRALEQAARERGIVCEHVDLLDYTTPAFRRIYRHVYFDLVKSAPNFVDWLGKRLDRLPQPGASRQVRIMTRLTRGLTRLVSYRLPRHIRRYEPDALVHTHFLPPQILARLGSRPHVPQSVVLTDYAAHRLWLQPDISRYFVATEQICAHLLSTGIPAAQVEVTGIPIDLRYASLPGRAEARATLELPGRDTLLLMASGLDEGTLRHILRELMTLRRPLQVVVICGRSPPNEDLVKRELEGYDGLMRFKVLGFTTDVPLYLAAADLLLGKPGGLTTSEALAAGLPFAIVQPYPIQEEANANHLLEGGAGLRVEPLAVLAHKLKSFFDDPARQAAMREAARRGGKPGAARDVIESLVSRPL; encoded by the coding sequence ATGCCGCCAGGCCCTCCCCGCAAGCTCCTCGTCGTGTCGGCCTCGATCGGCGGCGGCCACGTCGCGGCGGGCCGCGCCCTCGAGCAGGCCGCCAGGGAGCGGGGGATCGTCTGTGAGCACGTGGACCTGCTCGACTACACCACCCCGGCCTTTCGCCGCATCTACCGCCATGTCTACTTCGACCTGGTGAAGAGCGCGCCAAACTTCGTCGACTGGCTCGGCAAGCGCTTAGACCGCCTGCCGCAGCCGGGCGCCTCGCGCCAGGTCCGCATCATGACCCGGCTCACCCGCGGCCTTACCCGGCTCGTCTCTTATCGGCTCCCCCGGCACATCCGCCGCTACGAACCGGACGCGCTCGTGCACACCCACTTCCTGCCGCCGCAGATCCTAGCGCGGCTCGGGAGCAGGCCGCACGTGCCGCAGAGCGTGGTTCTCACCGACTACGCCGCCCACCGCCTGTGGCTGCAGCCTGACATAAGCCGCTACTTCGTCGCCACCGAGCAGATATGCGCGCACCTCCTCTCGACGGGTATTCCAGCGGCGCAAGTCGAGGTGACGGGCATCCCCATCGACCTGCGCTACGCTTCCCTGCCGGGGCGGGCCGAGGCGAGGGCAACGCTCGAGCTCCCAGGGCGCGACACCCTGCTACTCATGGCTAGCGGCCTCGACGAGGGGACCTTGCGGCACATCCTGAGAGAGCTCATGACCTTGCGCCGGCCGCTCCAGGTGGTGGTCATCTGCGGCCGCAGCCCGCCCAACGAGGACCTGGTCAAGCGCGAGCTCGAGGGCTACGACGGGCTCATGCGCTTCAAGGTGCTCGGCTTCACGACCGACGTGCCCCTCTACTTGGCGGCCGCCGACCTCTTGCTGGGCAAGCCCGGCGGCCTGACCACCAGCGAAGCACTGGCCGCCGGCTTGCCCTTTGCCATCGTCCAGCCCTACCCCATCCAAGAAGAAGCCAACGCCAACCACCTCTTGGAAGGCGGCGCGGGCCTGCGCGTCGAGCCGCTGGCCGTCTTGGCACACAAGCTGAAGAGCTTTTTCGACGACCCGGCGCGCCAGGCGGCGATGCGCGAGGCCGCTAGGCGCGGCGGCAAACCAGGGGCAGCCAGAGACGTCATCGAGTCGCTCGTCTCGAGGCCGCTCTAG
- a CDS encoding ornithine cyclodeaminase family protein (catalyzes the formation of L-proline from L-ornithine) → MMVLSDAEVAERLHWPEVMGALEAGFRLRAQAPSSFALPERVALSASGGGALLTMPCADARGWFGVKQVSVLPENQGRGLPTVQAWYTLMGPNGTPVLACAATALTRIRTAAASALAARSLAPEAAQSLLVVGTGSLAPWLAEAHLQVRAYAEVMVWGRDRAKAERTAAAIRGRVGAVALVRAVDELEAAVDVADVISFATTAKEPIIRGAQLRDGQHLDLVGAFSSAMCEVDADAVKRARVFVDDREAARAEAGDLIQAAAQGWSFEEVRADLAALVTGQAGRERDEDITLFKSVGLAVEDLLVARLLV, encoded by the coding sequence ATGATGGTCCTTTCCGATGCAGAGGTGGCCGAGCGGCTCCACTGGCCCGAGGTAATGGGGGCGCTCGAGGCGGGCTTTCGCCTCCGCGCTCAGGCGCCCTCGAGTTTTGCCCTGCCGGAACGCGTGGCGCTTTCTGCCAGCGGCGGCGGCGCCTTGTTGACCATGCCCTGCGCCGACGCGCGCGGCTGGTTCGGCGTCAAGCAGGTCTCGGTGCTGCCGGAAAACCAGGGGCGCGGCCTGCCCACCGTCCAGGCCTGGTACACCCTCATGGGCCCAAACGGCACCCCGGTGCTGGCCTGCGCGGCGACCGCGCTCACCCGTATCCGCACGGCGGCGGCCTCCGCCCTAGCGGCGCGCTCTTTGGCGCCCGAGGCGGCCCAGAGCCTGCTCGTCGTCGGCACGGGCTCGCTCGCGCCCTGGCTCGCCGAGGCGCACCTCCAGGTGCGGGCTTACGCCGAGGTGATGGTCTGGGGCCGCGACCGGGCCAAGGCGGAGAGGACGGCCGCGGCGATCCGCGGGCGCGTCGGCGCGGTGGCGCTGGTGCGCGCTGTGGACGAGCTCGAGGCCGCTGTTGACGTGGCCGACGTGATCAGTTTCGCGACCACGGCCAAGGAACCCATCATCCGCGGCGCGCAGCTTCGGGACGGCCAGCATCTCGACCTCGTCGGCGCCTTTTCGTCCGCTATGTGCGAGGTGGACGCGGACGCCGTGAAGCGTGCCCGCGTTTTCGTCGATGATAGAGAGGCCGCCAGAGCGGAGGCGGGCGACCTTATCCAGGCGGCGGCGCAGGGCTGGTCCTTCGAGGAGGTTAGGGCCGACTTGGCGGCCCTGGTCACCGGCCAGGCAGGACGCGAGCGCGACGAGGACATCACCCTCTTCAAATCGGTGGGGCTGGCCGTGGAGGACCTGCTGGTGGCGCGGCTCCTGGTCTGA